TGACGCCTGCCTCAGTGAACACTCTGCCGTGTGAACAGAGCTCCATAAAAACCCAGAGACGTTTTACAGCTTCCTCCAGGATATGCAGCTTCTCTTACAGGTATACGAGAAACTCATAAAGAGGATTCTGGGTTGGATGACATCCGGTCACTTAAGTTATTTGCAGCAGGAGCAGAACGAATACCATCATTAAGCAAGTCTAAGGTTCCAATGTTAACACCAACCTTGTGGTGCTGGATTTATCGGCTTGCAGTGAATCCTTGGACATCTCCATCAGTCTCATCGACTCGTTGACGTCTTCCTTCTCCACAGACTCCATCATGCGGAGGCGAGCCTAAAGAAAGGCAACAAAAGGAGGGTGGAGATTGTGATTTCAGATGAATAAGActaaaaatgtatcaaagtGGAACTTAAGTTGCGTCTTGATTACGAAGGCTGCGCTGTGCCGGCACTGTCAGACCGAGACAAGTGCAATGCCCTCTGGGATGGCCGGCAATTGCCCAAGTCTCCGCCTCTCAACACCAGCTAGTCTCTCTACAGGTTGAAATCATAAAATATATCCCAAAAGAGAACCTGGATATTTTGAAGATCCTTATGCAGAACTTACTGATGAGGATTCTGGCCATGGTCAGCTTTGCATGGGTTTGCACAGCTGCTCCTAACGCACACAGGCTGACTGCCCACCCCGCAAAGCTGGCCAGGATCAGACTGCAGCTCACACATATGGTTATACAAGCGAAACACATGTAGCATCTGAGGCATagtccacacgtacacaggtGTTGCATATGCACTTTGGCCTTTTGTACATGTGAACAGTGtttaggtcactgaaaacagcgCTTTTGGAAAACTTCCTCAggggtgaagatattcagacTCTGTTTTCATGTTAACATCTGGATGTGCAGAAACTCAGATTTTTGGAAACAATGACAGGGAACCACACAGTCAGTTTGCAATCGAGTCTTATTAGTGTATGTAGTATCTTTGGAGCATGTTATCGCGCATTGACAGAATGGATGTTGTATAGTTTGTATTTAGAAAGACAAACTGATGATAATACAACAGAAAAGAGCCATATTGTTAAGACGATATTGCACACAGGCATTTTCAGGCGTAGTATGAGCACCAATGGTACTAAAAGTCTCGCCTCGACTGAGATCACTTTTGTTATAAAAACCCAGTTTTAAAAATACCCGTGCATGTGTGGACTAGGCCTGAATTAATGCAGAATTCAGTTGATGTGCAGGTGTGGAGCAAATAATAGTTACTCCTCAGGATTGCAACTCAAGCAGTTTCTTTTACACAGATTGTTGCACTTTGCCCCCTTGTGGACGTCTGCGTGCAGCACGTTGCCTTCCTGTCTGCCTGAAGTGCTGGTTTTGCAGTAGGTAGATGACTGCTACCTGCACAAACAGCACTTTTGGCAGCCACAGGCCAACAGAGAGGACAGCAGACCAGAAAATACAGCCGAGAACAAAATACATCACACATACATCTGTCTATCTGTGTTGTAGACTGGAGATTTTTTGACCAGCGTGGGAAAGAAGTGCTCACACTGCAGTAGGCCAGGTTATCATCACTACCTGCACTGTAAGCACTTTATCACACAGTGGACTACTGATGAAGACAAAAGGAAGATCATCACTTATCAAATACAATATTTAGCCATCCACGGCACCAGTAAAGACTCTGCAATGtttacaaacaaaatattctaatttgagggaaagaaagaaaaagaaaccgaACAAATTAAGTTTTTCAGTGAGCCACAGCTCACTAGAGTCGAGGTGTTCTCACCAGGGCAGTGGACAGACgaaggatggagaggagggtACGGGCAGAGGTGAAGGTGGTGTCTTTGCTGACTCGGGCCTCTTTCCTCATCTCTACGTATGCAGCAGTGATGTAATCAGCCAGTGCCTCTGGTACGACGGGCTGCCGCTTCTTACACAAAGCAATGTAACGCCTGAGGGGACATTTAAGATCGTGGTTAAGACCATGTCACGGAACATGTAGTTGGCGTTTCTGAAATATGCAGGACAATCATCTTTTTCAATGGGTTAAAAGATCACCTCATCAGTCTCATATCGATGGGGGTGAAGTGCGTGGGCGGCTGGCGGCAGTGCTGGTGGACGTAGGTGATGTGCTGGGCCAGACGCAGGTCAGCGTCGGCATCCGGCTTGTCCTGGATCAGCCAGAGGAGGTCGAAAcgggagagcagagcagctggcaGCTGGATGTTCTGCTCAATGCTCTTCCGGGGATTGTAGCGGCCATAGGCAGGGTTGGCTGCTGCTAGAATAGAGCAACGGGCGTTGAGGGAGGTCATGATGCCGGCCTGGAGAGGAGCGAGAAAAGTTAGTGGAGACGTGGCAACTAATTAGCCTAACTAAGCCATCTGTGGAGCTGATTAACAAGTGTGGGTCTGTTTACCTTAGCGATGGAGATGGTCTGCTGTTCCATCACCTCGTGGATGGCTGTGCGGTCAGCGTCTGCCATCTTGTCAAACTCATCAATACAGCAGACGCCCTGATCAGCGAGCACCAAGGCTCCGCCCTCCAGGGTCATTTCTCCGGTCACGGGGTCAcgcatcactgctgcagtcagaccGACACCAGACGAACCACGACCTGTTGTGTACTGGCCTAAAGACGAgcaaaaacaggagaaagatcactttttttaaaagtctaaaTACTGGTACAAGGTTGTAAATCAAATGGCAAACTACagttttgcttattttgttgttttccaaatTATTCTAGTGTCCAACACACAACCTCTACACTCATTAAAAGTTAATATTCAACAATGTAAGCTCTAATGGAAGGAGAACACCTTATTGTATAAAATATTAAACCAGACACTGGACTTTTACTGCAACAAACAGGACAGTACTCACTTCGAGGAGCCAGACGGTCAATGTAGGACAGCAGCTGGGACTTGGCAACTCCTGGGTCTCCCATCAGGCAGATGTTTATGTTGCCTTGAgggagaaaagacaaaacaggaagagtTTTGCAGTTTTTACAGGATTTCATGAAGGCAAACGCTTTCCTTTTTAGAAATGCACCACAGATACTGTTAGAAGAAATTTGAATATGATCATCCAAACcgtttttttaaagataattgCTGGTGACAGATTTTGTCATAATATGTTAATAAGTGCATAATAAGTGGAGAAAGATTTCAAAAGAGGGAACTATTGGAAAACAAAGTATATTTCAAGAGATGAATTCATCAGCCTTGGGGGGTTATTATTTGATACTTAAACAAGTTTTAATTTCCTCAGATGTGAACACAATCCCCAATGGACAGAATCACATTTAGCAACGCTCACCTCTGATTTTCATGCCTTTGGGTGCCTGTTCGACTCCTCCaaccagcagcaggagcagagcCTTCTTCACATCTTCATGTCCGTAGATCTCTGGTGCGATTGAGCCAGCTAGTTTCTCATAAAATCCTTCATCTGTAACAGATAATAAAAAATCACTTCAGTTGCTAAAAGAGTAGGAAAGGCTCAGGTTTGGGCATTCATACTGAATAATTTAGTTGCATTTATGGAAGTCTAGACACCAACCTGTGATGCCACGCAGCTCCTCTTCAGTCAGCTCCTCGTTGCCGAGCTCATCGTCCTCTGTCTTGTTCATGAGTGTGATGCTGTGAGCCTCCAGGTAGGTTTCTGACAGAAGACCCTGAAATTACCAAATCGGGACATGAGATGTGTTTTAGGATCGTGTACAGCAAAAAACTGAAGACcaagactgaataaactttCTGTCATAGATCAGAATTTCTAGCCAATAGCCTAAATTCAGGTCCAAAGCACCACACCTGAACAGCCTGTTTGAAGCCTGTGCgcagaagagggaggaagactCCGGTGATGGCCACGTGGTCTCCTGGCTGGGCGAGACGTGTGTTTTCACCTCGGGCGTACACTGACATGCTCCTTGGAATATTACCGACGGGCACCTGGTCGCTCTGTGGGAGAACAGAAGAAATTCATCAGAAAATCCTAACAGAATAATTTCAGCAGCAGCGAGTGAGCAGTTTATTGGATTAAGTTGCTTACATGTTCCTGAATACGCAGCTCCTGGAACTTGACAAATTTGGAGCCTCTGGTCTGCAGGTAGAGTCGACCTCCGGATTTGTTGGTGACGCACTCTTGGCTGGGACACATGATGAGCGGCATGAAGGAAGGAGACTGGATCTGAGGGAAGAAAAGACTTAATGAGGGACTcctataaatgtatatattgttGATATGAATGATTGACTGACAGGACCAAAGCTAATCTTACTGGTTGATAGGTCTCGGCGCCACACTGGTCACATGTGTACGTAGCGACAGCCATCATTGGTTTGACCTCAGTGGCGCGCGTCACTATTCCTCGAACCGTCACCAGATTACCGATGCTGTCAGCGCGTACATCACGGACCACTTTGGGTTTATTGGTGGTGGGTGGCTTGAAATACAGCTCACTGTGGATGGAAGATACAAATTTAGTGAGAAAGGTTttcaaacatcaacacacatgAAACATTCACAGTAGAAAACAACATTCTGTTAAAGACTGCTTGAAAAAGTAAacttatgatagtaaatgatgggttttggattgttgaCAAGAAAAATATTTGAGGACGTCACTTTGTAAAACATGCTCATCGCAATTACCCTGAGcataattattttaatcattcatagactaaacaattaacagattaatcttgaaaaaaaaaaaggaaaattaaatggTATTGAATATAGtcatttgttgcagccctagtgCCCCATCTGGTGTTATCAAGTgccaataaaaactgaagtcTGATTCAACTTACAATCTCCTCATGAGTTCAGGTGGATATTGGTTACGAGAGTCTCGAGTGTCCGCAGGGTCGCGAACCCTCTGTTCCATCATCAGCCTGTGCTCAATGTACACATCCAAAGAATCCTTTGCCACAACCTGGATAGAACAGAAGTATTTGTGCATTTCTATTTTAATAAACAGACATGTAATGGATACATTAGAACTGGAGCtgaaccaaaaaacaaaaggtaaGCTGTAGTATGATACTGCATTAAAAACCGTCATTATAGTCTCCACCTCCGAGAGCAGATATCCTATTAAAAACGAAGTGCAAATATACGTACATCTCTTTCTTTGTACTCTGGTAGCAGCTCGTGGACGGCGTCGGCAAACAGGCCTGTGTAGCGTTTTGCATTCTCACAGATGCTCTCGACCAACTCGGGGTCTTCTTCAGCCACATCGTCCAGTTCCACAAAGACAGACACCTGCTCCCTGTGGGCCAGCGCCACCTGTACACACAGACGAGTAATTAGACGAGTCATTTCATCACACGACCTTGTCTGCACAGAAACAATGACACCTCCACACTTCAAACTTTAGACATATATTAGACTATTCAGACTTTCTATCCAGAGACATGTTTATAATGTGGTAAAACTGGACATAAAGTGATGGTGTTTTCCATCTTTTATTCAAGTAATTATATTAAGAACATAGAGGCAATACTTAGCTTAGCTGTGCAGTTGTGCTAGatttaataaatgtgaaaaGCATATACCAGTTGGTTGAACTAGCAATTTTAATGTTGTTACTTTTACAGTCTATTTGAGATATTTTATGCCTTTATTGGAGAGCAATAATGAAAAGATTGAGACAGGAATACAGTCCCAAGTATTTTGGAGCACACAGATTAAGGCAACAAATAAGTAGCGCTTCAACATCATGTGCATCTTCATCAGAGTCCGTCAGAGAACACGGCATCAAAATGTCTGTAGTTTAATAAAGTTTGCCGTCTTAATCTGTGTGCTCCAGTAAACTTCAGACTGCATACCAGTTTTTCCGGATACTAGAATTCCCTACTCTTCACCATGTTAATCACCACCCAACAAAAACTATATAAATTTGATCAAAAACATGTAAGAGACCAGTTAAGGTGGGTCACCCTCCAGATCTGAAGCATCATGATTAGCAACAACTAACTAATTAcagttcaaagaaaaaaaaaatggctgaagttaaagacaaaacatacatttttaatctacATCAATATTCCACCCCTCAACAgcattttttcctccatcttgtTATTCAGTATTGTGGGATAATGTCAATATCATCTTTCAATCAACAACATGTCTTATCAAGGCCGCAGCAGCCAACTCAGAAAGCCAAGCCctttttattaattgtttacTGTACTTACAAGTTGAGCTCCATATTTGAACACCTTCTTCCCGTTGTCATCCTCTGAGTAAAACTCCTGCAGGAACCTTTTGCATTTATctgccaacaaaacaaaaaaaaacacctttcagCACTATTAACAGCAGAAAAATACAGgccacatccagcagacactaGGTGGAGATTttttgttacacacacacacacacaaaaatcattGTTTACTGCTATTAATTTccatttgtttaaatgttagCTCTAGTTTGTAAGCTTAAAAGCTGAAAATGTTGGATTAACAGCACCAGCAGTGGGCCTGGAGACTGGGAGCTAATTTGTTGTCCTGCGACGACCCCCTTTGTTGAGTAACATGGCATCCTGTAATCTCGATGAGTCACTATTGCCTACAGTAGAGCACAAACTGCCTCTGATGTACTACCACCAACCAAAATCCGCTCGAGTGTGGCTGTAATCACAGTCCCGGGACGAAAATCACTGACATTACGCAGCAGATCGCTCCGGGGTGAGAATGTAAATACAACAACAGTCGCGCTCAGTTCagtgtccatttttttttttttttttttagagagaaAATATCCCTTCACTTCTCGAAAGAACCAGAACTACTGAGAATATTTAATTCCACGTTACAACAAACGAAACTAGTCCTGACACGGTGGTGAAAACACTCCACTTACTTCGAGGCTGTGGCAGAAAAACTGCAGCTGCGCTTTATTATTTCTCTGTTCGAGGATGTTATTGTAAACAAAGCAGCACATGGCTTTTGTGCCTCGTCACTCGTCGTATCCCTCCGCGGCCCCGTCCGCTCTTAAAAATAGTCCCGGCTGTTGTTGTCGAACCGCGGCCAGCCATCTTCTCACGTTAGCTTCGGTTAGCTTAGCAGAGTCGccttcacccccccccccccccccccccacgtAAACCAAGCTTTTGAAGTGCTCTTAAGCAAGGCACAAGGCAGCCAGTCCGCTTACAAGCTGGCATTTGTACTCAAACCGTGTGTAAGTGGCAGTCGTGTATCTAGTTAACTAGCTAGCTCAGCTAACTTAACTAGGTGCAGGCAGCAGTGATGCTAACACGCCTAAAATCAGAATTAAACGTTGCAGATCGGCTTAATAAGCGCTGAATACATCTGTTTAACTCATTCAGGTTGTTTGAAGGCATTTGCGTGTAGTGTCATTGTTGATACAAGTGAATCACGTCacgtaaaataaataaataaaaaagtagcaGCAAACTACAAAGAGTAACAATACGTCCGGTGGGATAGTTATCTGTGACGTCGGCACAAATCCGTCCTAACAATGCTTTCCGGTAAGTCTTAAAATGGGACTGTTGTGATGCTTTGAGAGTTGAAATAATATTACACATTATATAACCAAAAAAAAGCACATGATACCAATTATCTAACAGTGATATCTCATCACGTATAAGCTCCGTTTCGCTTCATTAGCTCACTAAGTGCGAGTTATTGTCGGACATGTGCTCGCACGGTGGCGCCTGCTCCTTTGTTTAAGCGGATCCATCCGGGTCACTGCAGTCACAAGCTATAGACAATGCCGACAAGTTAGCTAACATTCAGGAAAGTTTGAACAACCCCAGCGTGTAAATTAGTCCACTGCAGAGTACATTCAACAGACAACACTAACACGCTTCTTCACCGGGAAGTAAAGTTAATGCAAAAGGGGGAAAACGAGGAGGCGGCGTTCACATACGAGGCTgaactgcacaaacacaatgatTTAAGATCGCTACACGTTATGTAAGCTAACTTTATACACTCACCGATACACACTCATTAACCGACAGATGCAGAGGGTGTtttacacaacacaaagacacacgtTTAGTCATTTAGGACAACCTGTTGCTGCCATGCCGTCACTGTGAGGCTCGACCCTTTAACTTTACCTTTCTCTGCCGCGTAATCCTTACGAGCCATGGCTTCACGAGTTCAGATAACTTGactccaaaatccaaaaagtgCCGACGAAACCGTAAAAGCGGTGTAAATTCACGGGTTAGTCACTTCACAGTGGCCGCAGACCCGCGTTCATTCACTCGCAGCTCCGCAGCTTCTCTCCGGTCGCGGTGCGAAGAAGTGGCGCGAATCTGACGTTTGCAGCAGCCAATCGCGTCGCTGCTTTCCGCGGGGAGGGGCGGGCTTTCGTGGTGGCGCGAAAGTTGCGGGCGAACGTACGTCACGTGACTCTGCACACTTCCGCCCCGTGAGTCGGGAATGGCGCGAAAGGCGATCATTGGATTTCATAGTGACCCCGGAGTGAACTCCCGCCACAGCCTGCAGGCTGCAGGACGGGCGATGTAAACACCAGATCATGGCCGAAATACACCGATCTAAACTCTTTTCTCTTACTGTCGTGActcttgatgatgtcatggtggTTTCCTCACAGATAACTCTTCACAAAGGAGGTgccttaaagggtaattccaccattttttacagattaaagtgtgtttacatatAGAAAGAGTACAACTTGTTTAagtgggggggaaaaaaagttgtataaagccttttgtggctcaagaggctgcatgtaatctgataacctgcctccagtgatgtcactcagttgcattgtgggtaacgtatGCAGCATGTTTCAAAAAGGATGAAGAACACTTGACGctgactacattacccacaatgcagcgtagccactgagtgaaatcactggagggaatttatcagaatacgtgcagcttcctctgcagccacaaaagcctttatgcaacttttttccacatatacagtcatactccccaagacctgtaaacacactttactgtgtaaaactggtggagatTGTATACAATTTTTTTCCTGCTTGAAAAAACTACTGTTACTATGCTAGACTGTGGCAAGATACTGCACTACTGCAAGTTCATTCTTCTTggctttgctttattttatgaATATGCATTATTTTGGTtcctgaatgaaaaaaaagaaaagcaatcaCTTATAATTAACTCATCTAAGATATTTTTAAGTATCTTTGATGTGTTTCATATATTCGTTTTTCTATCATGAACGTGTGATTACTTTAAGACccttgtaataaaaaaaaagtctgatg
This window of the Pagrus major chromosome 18, Pma_NU_1.0 genome carries:
- the mcm7 gene encoding DNA replication licensing factor MCM7 codes for the protein MARKDYAAEKDKCKRFLQEFYSEDDNGKKVFKYGAQLVALAHREQVSVFVELDDVAEEDPELVESICENAKRYTGLFADAVHELLPEYKERDVVAKDSLDVYIEHRLMMEQRVRDPADTRDSRNQYPPELMRRFELYFKPPTTNKPKVVRDVRADSIGNLVTVRGIVTRATEVKPMMAVATYTCDQCGAETYQPIQSPSFMPLIMCPSQECVTNKSGGRLYLQTRGSKFVKFQELRIQEHSDQVPVGNIPRSMSVYARGENTRLAQPGDHVAITGVFLPLLRTGFKQAVQGLLSETYLEAHSITLMNKTEDDELGNEELTEEELRGITDEGFYEKLAGSIAPEIYGHEDVKKALLLLLVGGVEQAPKGMKIRGNINICLMGDPGVAKSQLLSYIDRLAPRSQYTTGRGSSGVGLTAAVMRDPVTGEMTLEGGALVLADQGVCCIDEFDKMADADRTAIHEVMEQQTISIAKAGIMTSLNARCSILAAANPAYGRYNPRKSIEQNIQLPAALLSRFDLLWLIQDKPDADADLRLAQHITYVHQHCRQPPTHFTPIDMRLMRRYIALCKKRQPVVPEALADYITAAYVEMRKEARVSKDTTFTSARTLLSILRLSTALARLRMMESVEKEDVNESMRLMEMSKDSLQADKSSTTRTQRPADVIFSLVRELSTEGVAGRGGAGGVVRMAEAEQRCVTRGFTPAQFQEALEEYEELNVWQINQARSRITFV